A DNA window from Archocentrus centrarchus isolate MPI-CPG fArcCen1 chromosome 15, fArcCen1, whole genome shotgun sequence contains the following coding sequences:
- the nphp1 gene encoding nephrocystin-1 isoform X2, protein MPLKRRGPLQLAQREVEEIKKQVDSLVKDVQSQAGSTEEAFRRCQELQMSAEDTLRTLKKLTKADELAPVGNYDQRKQEEERRVQNILERLNTLSMELSPPGPSTEAGNVSKAQSEDSVEEDDDDDDEDDSDEEDVENDSSDDEDERRDVKPPSQSDPRIYVVLSDFKGEQEGDLSVRKGEVLRIIRKTADGWWLAQDTKGNRGVVPKTYLKIGASVDDEDDEDKDDSKEDDDGDDENEELEEEEDQDGEELTDDRDKQRATHFHWSTVKKALTEIDATDVLSAMGAIPSGFRPSTLNKLLVEEGVTYRGSHYIQPQLSQSQLSFKDLFLDPDTGKVRARQVNTSVCFTLWGCRMIPTPGVGVQVLSRHIRLCAFDGTQVLSNIHVVRAAYNAKSPKTWSFSPRVTGILPTLLDGECFLRCDSTSPNLGILFELGVTFIRNSTGERGDLSCGWAFLKLTDDAGNPLPNRTYELPVNGGTPYEKDVAVEASATRGPPSGVFQQMLQARRQPKLIVKLKSANSRMQTQLSLLPDNLLHCLNCIHLLVLHRQLLADALLMDRPTMQNADLMCSPVLSTFPKLLDQPDLLDALRSAWLDAETNMNRAQKRDLSYRKLEFVKVYMLSVYFLLHSPSLSCHRWADPPSEAQRARVIYATLETLKNHRNNTGQSGAPEVFVDGAHAHLAFDVTELTFDLLRLAR, encoded by the exons ATGCCACTAAAAAGAAGAGGACCTTTGCAGCTGGCCCAGAGAGAAGTggaggaaataaaaaaacag GTTGACAGTCTGGTGAAGGATGTGCAGAGTCAGGCTGGATCCACTGAAGAGGCCTTTCGAAG ATGCCAAGAACTGCAAATGTCAGCAGAGGACACACTAAGGACACTGAAGAAGCTGACCAAG GCTGATGAGCTGGCTCCAGTGGGGAACTATGATCAgaggaaacaggaagaggagCGACGAGTGCAAAATATCTTGGAGCGTCTCAACACTCTCTCTATGGAGCTGTCACCACCAGGACCCAGCACTGAAGCAGG TAATGTTTCAAAGGCACAAAGTGAGGATAGTGTTGAAGAAGAcgacgacgatgatgatgaagatgacagTGACGAGGAGGATGTAGAAAATGATAGCAGCGATGATGAAGATGAGAGGAGAGATGTGAAACCGCCATCTCAGTCAGACCCTCGCATATACGTGGTCCTCAGTGATTTCAAAGGAGAGCAGGAAGGAGATCTGTCTGTTCGG AAGGGGGAGGTGTTGAGGATTATCAGGAAGACAGCAGATGGATGGTGGCTAGCTCAGGACACCAAAGGCAACAGAGGAGTGGTTCCAAAAACCTACCTGAAG ATTGGCGCTAGtgttgatgatgaagatgatgaagataAAGATGATTCCAAggaagatgatgatggtgatgatgaaaatgaggagctggaagaggaggaagatcaAGATGGTGAAGAATTAACTGATGATCGAGACAAACAGAG AGCTACACATTTTCACTGGTCTACTGTCAAAAAAGCTCTGACTGAG ATTGATGCAACAGATGTGCTATCTGCCATGGGTGCCATACCTTCAGGATTCAGACCATCAACTCTCAATAAACTACTGGTGGAGGAAG GTGTAACATACAGAGGAAGTCATTACATTCAGCCTCAGCTCAGCCAGTCACAGCTCTCCTTTAAAGACCTCTTCTTGGACCCAGACACTGGCAAG GTTCGTGCTCGGCAGGTCAACACCAGtgtttgtttcactttgtgGGGCTGCAGGATGATTCCTACTCCCGGGGTTGGTGTTCAAGTCCTCAGCCGGCACATCCGACTCTGTGCCTTTGATGGAACTCAG GTTCTGAGCAACATCCATGTAGTAAGGGCAGCCTACAACGCCAAGAGCCCAAAGACCTGGAGCTTCTCTCCGAGG GTGACGGGTATCTTGCCCACCCTCCTGGATGGAGAGTGTTTTCTGCGCTGCGACTCGACGTCTCCTAACCTCGGGATCCTCTTTGAATTAGGAGTCACTTTTATAAGAAAT TCTACTGGGGAGAGAGGAGACCTGAGCTGTGGCTGGGCTTTCCTTAAACTGACTGATGATGCAGGAAACCCTCTCCCAAACAG GACCTATGAACTCCCAGTGAATGGTGGCACTCCGTACGAGAAGGATGTAGCAGTGGAGGCATCAGCCACTAGAGGAC CTCCAAGTGGTGTCTTCCAGCAGATGCTCCAAGCTAGGCGGCAGCCCAAACTTATTGTAAAGCTGAAATCAGCCAACAGCCGGATGCAAACACAGCTCAG TCTCCTTCCAGATAATCTCCTCCACTGTCTGAACTGCATCCATCTGCTGGTTCTGCACAGGCAGCTGCTCGCAGACGCACTGCTGATGGACAGGCCTACCATGCAGAATGCAG atCTAATGTGCAGTCCTGTTCTATCAACCTTTCCTAAGCTGTTGGACCAGCCAGACCTGTTAGATGCTCTGAGG AGTGCCTGGCTAGATGCTGAGACCAACATGAACAGAGCACAGaag aggGACCTGTCCTATCGAAAGCTGGAGTTTGTTAAAGTCTACATGTTGTCTGTGTATTTCCTCCTCCACTCACCCTCACTGTCCTGTCATCGCTGGGCGGACCCGCCTTCTGAAGCGCAACGTGCAAGAGTCATCTACGCAACTCTGGAAACTTTAAAAAACCACCGCAACAATACTGGCCAATCAGGAGCTCCTGAGGTCTTTGTTGATGGCGCTCACGCCCATCTCGCTTTCGATGTTACAGAGTTAACTTTTGACCTCCTCCGTTTGGCGCGGTAA
- the nphp1 gene encoding nephrocystin-1 isoform X1 yields the protein MPLKRRGPLQLAQREVEEIKKQVDSLVKDVQSQAGSTEEAFRRCQELQMSAEDTLRTLKKLTKADELAPVGNYDQRKQEEERRVQNILERLNTLSMELSPPGPSTEAGNVSKAQSEDSVEEDDDDDDEDDSDEEDVENDSSDDEDERRDVKPPSQSDPRIYVVLSDFKGEQEGDLSVRKGEVLRIIRKTADGWWLAQDTKGNRGVVPKTYLKIGASVDDEDDEDKDDSKEDDDGDDENEELEEEEDQDGEELTDDRDKQRATHFHWSTVKKALTEIDATDVLSAMGAIPSGFRPSTLNKLLVEEGVTYRGSHYIQPQLSQSQLSFKDLFLDPDTGKVRARQVNTSVCFTLWGCRMIPTPGVGVQVLSRHIRLCAFDGTQYFLYRYHTFWGKNKRKVLSNIHVVRAAYNAKSPKTWSFSPRVTGILPTLLDGECFLRCDSTSPNLGILFELGVTFIRNSTGERGDLSCGWAFLKLTDDAGNPLPNRTYELPVNGGTPYEKDVAVEASATRGPPSGVFQQMLQARRQPKLIVKLKSANSRMQTQLSLLPDNLLHCLNCIHLLVLHRQLLADALLMDRPTMQNADLMCSPVLSTFPKLLDQPDLLDALRSAWLDAETNMNRAQKRDLSYRKLEFVKVYMLSVYFLLHSPSLSCHRWADPPSEAQRARVIYATLETLKNHRNNTGQSGAPEVFVDGAHAHLAFDVTELTFDLLRLAR from the exons ATGCCACTAAAAAGAAGAGGACCTTTGCAGCTGGCCCAGAGAGAAGTggaggaaataaaaaaacag GTTGACAGTCTGGTGAAGGATGTGCAGAGTCAGGCTGGATCCACTGAAGAGGCCTTTCGAAG ATGCCAAGAACTGCAAATGTCAGCAGAGGACACACTAAGGACACTGAAGAAGCTGACCAAG GCTGATGAGCTGGCTCCAGTGGGGAACTATGATCAgaggaaacaggaagaggagCGACGAGTGCAAAATATCTTGGAGCGTCTCAACACTCTCTCTATGGAGCTGTCACCACCAGGACCCAGCACTGAAGCAGG TAATGTTTCAAAGGCACAAAGTGAGGATAGTGTTGAAGAAGAcgacgacgatgatgatgaagatgacagTGACGAGGAGGATGTAGAAAATGATAGCAGCGATGATGAAGATGAGAGGAGAGATGTGAAACCGCCATCTCAGTCAGACCCTCGCATATACGTGGTCCTCAGTGATTTCAAAGGAGAGCAGGAAGGAGATCTGTCTGTTCGG AAGGGGGAGGTGTTGAGGATTATCAGGAAGACAGCAGATGGATGGTGGCTAGCTCAGGACACCAAAGGCAACAGAGGAGTGGTTCCAAAAACCTACCTGAAG ATTGGCGCTAGtgttgatgatgaagatgatgaagataAAGATGATTCCAAggaagatgatgatggtgatgatgaaaatgaggagctggaagaggaggaagatcaAGATGGTGAAGAATTAACTGATGATCGAGACAAACAGAG AGCTACACATTTTCACTGGTCTACTGTCAAAAAAGCTCTGACTGAG ATTGATGCAACAGATGTGCTATCTGCCATGGGTGCCATACCTTCAGGATTCAGACCATCAACTCTCAATAAACTACTGGTGGAGGAAG GTGTAACATACAGAGGAAGTCATTACATTCAGCCTCAGCTCAGCCAGTCACAGCTCTCCTTTAAAGACCTCTTCTTGGACCCAGACACTGGCAAG GTTCGTGCTCGGCAGGTCAACACCAGtgtttgtttcactttgtgGGGCTGCAGGATGATTCCTACTCCCGGGGTTGGTGTTCAAGTCCTCAGCCGGCACATCCGACTCTGTGCCTTTGATGGAACTCAG TACTTTCTTTACAGATATCACACATTTTGgggtaaaaataaaagaaag GTTCTGAGCAACATCCATGTAGTAAGGGCAGCCTACAACGCCAAGAGCCCAAAGACCTGGAGCTTCTCTCCGAGG GTGACGGGTATCTTGCCCACCCTCCTGGATGGAGAGTGTTTTCTGCGCTGCGACTCGACGTCTCCTAACCTCGGGATCCTCTTTGAATTAGGAGTCACTTTTATAAGAAAT TCTACTGGGGAGAGAGGAGACCTGAGCTGTGGCTGGGCTTTCCTTAAACTGACTGATGATGCAGGAAACCCTCTCCCAAACAG GACCTATGAACTCCCAGTGAATGGTGGCACTCCGTACGAGAAGGATGTAGCAGTGGAGGCATCAGCCACTAGAGGAC CTCCAAGTGGTGTCTTCCAGCAGATGCTCCAAGCTAGGCGGCAGCCCAAACTTATTGTAAAGCTGAAATCAGCCAACAGCCGGATGCAAACACAGCTCAG TCTCCTTCCAGATAATCTCCTCCACTGTCTGAACTGCATCCATCTGCTGGTTCTGCACAGGCAGCTGCTCGCAGACGCACTGCTGATGGACAGGCCTACCATGCAGAATGCAG atCTAATGTGCAGTCCTGTTCTATCAACCTTTCCTAAGCTGTTGGACCAGCCAGACCTGTTAGATGCTCTGAGG AGTGCCTGGCTAGATGCTGAGACCAACATGAACAGAGCACAGaag aggGACCTGTCCTATCGAAAGCTGGAGTTTGTTAAAGTCTACATGTTGTCTGTGTATTTCCTCCTCCACTCACCCTCACTGTCCTGTCATCGCTGGGCGGACCCGCCTTCTGAAGCGCAACGTGCAAGAGTCATCTACGCAACTCTGGAAACTTTAAAAAACCACCGCAACAATACTGGCCAATCAGGAGCTCCTGAGGTCTTTGTTGATGGCGCTCACGCCCATCTCGCTTTCGATGTTACAGAGTTAACTTTTGACCTCCTCCGTTTGGCGCGGTAA
- the LOC115793457 gene encoding uncharacterized protein LOC115793457, with amino-acid sequence MAAPIALIQGASRGLGFEFCRHILKNKTLATVVATCRNPDGAADLRTLVGQHPGRVTVLRLDVNQENDIRGAAEMVKEKFRQLDLIVNCSAMLHPSGKGETSLREVSAQGIISTLTTNTVGPLVMAKYFSPLLLKGSGGFGQQPAEKAKQHSGIIVNITAKVGSIGDNGLGGWYSYRMSKAALNMATRNLSIELGRSRPKVVCVSLHPGTVNTDLSRPYHRNVPKDKLFSTEHSVNCLMNIIDTLNMEKTGKAYSWDGTELPW; translated from the exons ATGGCTGCGCCCATTGCTCTCATCCAAGGTGCAAGCAGAGGACTGGGGTTTGAGTTCTGCAGGCAtatacttaaaaataaaaccctCGCTACGGTTGTAGCAACGTGTCGAAACCCGGACGGGGCTGCAGATTTGCGGACCCTGGTTGGCCAACATCCGGGTAGAGTGACGGTCCTCAGGCTGGACGTGAACCAGGAGAATGACATCCGCGGAGCTGCAGAGATGGTTAAGGAGAAATTCAGGCAGCTGGATCTAATCGTCAACTGTTCGGCGATGCTTCATCCCTCGGGGAAAGGAGAGACCAGCCTGAGAGAGGTTTCTGCACAG gGCATCATTTCCACCTTAACGACCAATACAGTGGGTCCCCTGGTCATGGCCAAGTATTTCTCTCCCCTCCTTCTCAAGGGGAGCGGTGGATTTGGTCAGCAGCCTGCAGAGAAAGCCAAGCAGCACAGCGGCATCATTGTCAATATCACAGCGAAAGTGGGGTCCATTGGAGACAATG GTCTTGGTGGTTG GTACAGCTACAGAATGTCTAAAGCAGCTCTCAACATGGCCACTAGGAATTTGTCTATAGAGTTAGGCCGTAGTCGACCCAAG gtggtgtgtgtgtccctACATCCAGGAACAGTGAACACAGACCTCTCCAGGCCTTATCACCGGAATGTGCCAAAAGACAAGTTGTTCAGCACTGAACACTCTGTGAACTGTCTAATGAACATCATAGACACACTGAATATGGAAAAGACTGGAAAAGCGTACAGCTGGGATGGAACAGAACTTCCATGGTAG
- the LOC115793456 gene encoding uncharacterized protein LOC115793456 isoform X1, producing MCCQSLECVHFCSGEMLVQVEHQAVQKWVRVPVTDDCYDYLKFIQEVHAKFNLASGVSVDLKDSSGVDVDADIFDELLRSATVSFKVVTERFVAPVDQSEVTDASFSSEDGSFSSVESPSSASSSSTVITENTKAQRRRLVEGPPDSEMAKNIVYVALHQKPGGEDVIKEYNKTRSLSDPTRKKLVNILVADMIESHGRVPPVNIRITYALGIVTLFPSLKDNGSPTGYEHYYDPLSGQGYLAYRLKTVQRNTASDFKRSSKSAHQGGPRTLRETLTSEQLFGDGCKEAMSMMKHSSDQEVVREKMKATFKHRQNMLHDLDQSSLILDHFPRFLDTPGLIEQDFIMLFGEDISGKFIARWPTFYKPRVTTVSKSLRQSAHLDDLLSTQEESSDYEWDSDLAAILLLVHLLPPTAKGKRQGKISAPEAADRVIKFMKVGTSMATFLAKVGSAQPFLLCVGEKKSRIQKFYIILDQKPIPCVAQTAVAAFDELFKAHFVFAVSYDATLLNFYTFIQTTVYGIDVATTKESPRVKEIRVRINNT from the exons ATGTGTTGTCAAAGCTTGGAATGTGTCCATTTTTGTTCTGGAGAAATGCTGGTGCAGGTGGAGCATCAGGCAGTCCAGAAATGGGTTCGGGTTCCAGTGACAGATGACTGCTATGATTACTTGAAATTCATTCAAGAGG TTCATGCTAAATTCAACTTGGCAAGTGGAGTCTCTGTAGACCTGAAGGACTCATCTGGAGTCGATGTGGATGCTGATATTTTTGATGAACTCCTGAGGTCTGCTACAGTATCTTTCAAAGTAGTCACTGAGCGCTTTG TGGCCCCTGTTGATCAGAGTGAGGTCACAGATGCTTCCTTCAGTTCTGAAGATGGCTCATTCTCGTCAGTCGAGTCTCCAAGCTCAGCAAGCTCATCTTCTACAGTGATTACAGAGAACACCAAAGCACAGAGAAGACGACTGGTTGAAGGACCACCTGACAGTGAGATGGCAAAAAAT ATTGTCTATGTAGCTCTGCACCAAAAACCAGGAGGAGAAGATGTAATAAAAGAGTACAACAAGACCAGAAGTCTCTCTGATCCAACAAGAAAGAAACTTGTCAACATTTTAGTGGCGGATATGATTGAAAGTCATGG GAGAGTCCCTCCTGTCAACATTCGCATTACCTACGCCCTGGGAATTGTCACCCTCTTCCCCAGTTTGAAAGATAATGGCTCACCGACTGGCTAT GAGCATTACTATGATCCTCTCAGTGGACAGGGCTATCTGGCCTATCGATTGAAAACAGTTCAGCGTAACACTGCAAGTGACTTCAAGAGGAGCTCCAAGTCTGCTCATCAAGGCGGTCCGAGAACTCTGAGGGAGACCTTAACATCTGAACAGCTGTTTGGTGATGGATGCAAAGAAGCAATGTCCATGATGAAacattcatcagaccaggaagtTGTCAGGGAGAAAATGAAGGCAACATTTAAGCATAGACAGAATATGCTTCATGATCTGGACCAGTCATCACTCATCTTGGATCACTTCCCAAGATTCTTGGATACACCAGGCTTA ATTGAGCAGGACTTCATCATGCTCTTTGGAGAAGACATCTCGGGGAAGTTCATCGCAAGATGGCCAACATTCTATAAACCGAGGGTCACCACTGTCAGCAAAAGCCTTCGACAGAGTGCTCATCTGGATGACCTTCTGTCCACTCAGGAGGAATCAAGTGATTATG AATGGGATAGTGACCTGGCAGCTATTCTCCTGCTGGTTCATCTCTTGCCTCCAACCGCGAAGGGGAAAAGACAGGGAAAAATTAGTGCACCTGAGGCTGCTGACCGTGTTATCAAGTTCATGAAG GTGGGGACAAGCATGGCGACCTTCCTTGCCAAAGTTGGATCTGCACAGCCCTTCCTCCTCTGCGTTGGAGAAAAGAAGAGCAGGATACAGAAATTCTACATCATCCTGGATCAGAAGCCCATTCCCTGTGTGGCACAGACTGCAGTGGCTGCCTTCGATGAACTGTTTAAGGcacactttgtgtttgctgtgtcctaTGATGCAACCCTCCTCAACTTCTACACATTCATCCAAACAACGGTTTATGGCATTGATGTTGCAACAACAAAGGAGAGCCCCAGAGTCAAGGAAATTAGAGTGAGGATTAACAACACTTGA
- the LOC115793456 gene encoding uncharacterized protein LOC115793456 isoform X2 has translation MLVQVEHQAVQKWVRVPVTDDCYDYLKFIQEVHAKFNLASGVSVDLKDSSGVDVDADIFDELLRSATVSFKVVTERFVAPVDQSEVTDASFSSEDGSFSSVESPSSASSSSTVITENTKAQRRRLVEGPPDSEMAKNIVYVALHQKPGGEDVIKEYNKTRSLSDPTRKKLVNILVADMIESHGRVPPVNIRITYALGIVTLFPSLKDNGSPTGYEHYYDPLSGQGYLAYRLKTVQRNTASDFKRSSKSAHQGGPRTLRETLTSEQLFGDGCKEAMSMMKHSSDQEVVREKMKATFKHRQNMLHDLDQSSLILDHFPRFLDTPGLIEQDFIMLFGEDISGKFIARWPTFYKPRVTTVSKSLRQSAHLDDLLSTQEESSDYEWDSDLAAILLLVHLLPPTAKGKRQGKISAPEAADRVIKFMKVGTSMATFLAKVGSAQPFLLCVGEKKSRIQKFYIILDQKPIPCVAQTAVAAFDELFKAHFVFAVSYDATLLNFYTFIQTTVYGIDVATTKESPRVKEIRVRINNT, from the exons ATGCTGGTGCAGGTGGAGCATCAGGCAGTCCAGAAATGGGTTCGGGTTCCAGTGACAGATGACTGCTATGATTACTTGAAATTCATTCAAGAGG TTCATGCTAAATTCAACTTGGCAAGTGGAGTCTCTGTAGACCTGAAGGACTCATCTGGAGTCGATGTGGATGCTGATATTTTTGATGAACTCCTGAGGTCTGCTACAGTATCTTTCAAAGTAGTCACTGAGCGCTTTG TGGCCCCTGTTGATCAGAGTGAGGTCACAGATGCTTCCTTCAGTTCTGAAGATGGCTCATTCTCGTCAGTCGAGTCTCCAAGCTCAGCAAGCTCATCTTCTACAGTGATTACAGAGAACACCAAAGCACAGAGAAGACGACTGGTTGAAGGACCACCTGACAGTGAGATGGCAAAAAAT ATTGTCTATGTAGCTCTGCACCAAAAACCAGGAGGAGAAGATGTAATAAAAGAGTACAACAAGACCAGAAGTCTCTCTGATCCAACAAGAAAGAAACTTGTCAACATTTTAGTGGCGGATATGATTGAAAGTCATGG GAGAGTCCCTCCTGTCAACATTCGCATTACCTACGCCCTGGGAATTGTCACCCTCTTCCCCAGTTTGAAAGATAATGGCTCACCGACTGGCTAT GAGCATTACTATGATCCTCTCAGTGGACAGGGCTATCTGGCCTATCGATTGAAAACAGTTCAGCGTAACACTGCAAGTGACTTCAAGAGGAGCTCCAAGTCTGCTCATCAAGGCGGTCCGAGAACTCTGAGGGAGACCTTAACATCTGAACAGCTGTTTGGTGATGGATGCAAAGAAGCAATGTCCATGATGAAacattcatcagaccaggaagtTGTCAGGGAGAAAATGAAGGCAACATTTAAGCATAGACAGAATATGCTTCATGATCTGGACCAGTCATCACTCATCTTGGATCACTTCCCAAGATTCTTGGATACACCAGGCTTA ATTGAGCAGGACTTCATCATGCTCTTTGGAGAAGACATCTCGGGGAAGTTCATCGCAAGATGGCCAACATTCTATAAACCGAGGGTCACCACTGTCAGCAAAAGCCTTCGACAGAGTGCTCATCTGGATGACCTTCTGTCCACTCAGGAGGAATCAAGTGATTATG AATGGGATAGTGACCTGGCAGCTATTCTCCTGCTGGTTCATCTCTTGCCTCCAACCGCGAAGGGGAAAAGACAGGGAAAAATTAGTGCACCTGAGGCTGCTGACCGTGTTATCAAGTTCATGAAG GTGGGGACAAGCATGGCGACCTTCCTTGCCAAAGTTGGATCTGCACAGCCCTTCCTCCTCTGCGTTGGAGAAAAGAAGAGCAGGATACAGAAATTCTACATCATCCTGGATCAGAAGCCCATTCCCTGTGTGGCACAGACTGCAGTGGCTGCCTTCGATGAACTGTTTAAGGcacactttgtgtttgctgtgtcctaTGATGCAACCCTCCTCAACTTCTACACATTCATCCAAACAACGGTTTATGGCATTGATGTTGCAACAACAAAGGAGAGCCCCAGAGTCAAGGAAATTAGAGTGAGGATTAACAACACTTGA